From Ammospiza caudacuta isolate bAmmCau1 chromosome 15, bAmmCau1.pri, whole genome shotgun sequence, a single genomic window includes:
- the GHRH gene encoding somatoliberin, producing MLDKATLLLFLHLVSCSTSSPLYPALRFSPGPVAGKAVSFQLQPSSPLAEEQQEEGFLTDPTEKRMQRHADAIFTDNYRKFLGQISARKFLQTIIGKRLGSSESSPGEGLQQFLSRRQSDSILMDSQYQQQMVLRDFLGAILQSHRPQDIDSSGLEGFPSTLAKLM from the exons ATGCTGGATAAGGCCaccctgctcctgttcctgcatTTAGTCTCATgctccacctcctcccctcTCTACCCAGCTCTCAG GTTCAGCCCAGGGCCGGTTGCTGGCAAGGCCGTGAgcttccagctgcagcccagcagccccctggcagaggagcagcaggaggagggctTCCTAACAGACCCCACTGAGAAAAG gaTGCAGCGCCACGCTGACGCCATATTCACTGACAACTACAGGAAATTCCTGGGGCAGATTTCAGCCCGAAAATTCCTCCAGACCATCATTGGCAAGAGGCTTGG AAGCAGCGAGAGCAGCCCaggggaggggctgcagcaatTCCTGAGCCGGCGCCAGTCCGACAGCATCCTGATGGACAGCCAGTACCAGCAGCAGATGGTGCTGAGGGACTTCCTGGGAGCCatcctgcagagccacag GCCTCAGGACATTGATAGCAGTGGGCTGGAAGGCTTTCCCAGCACCCTGGCCAAGCTCATGTAA